In uncultured Fibrobacter sp., a single genomic region encodes these proteins:
- the rapA gene encoding RNA polymerase-associated protein RapA, which translates to MIVFVPGQRFISQLEPDLGLGIVTEIQGRTVKFNFPAVNQCRMYRTDSAPVDRYVLQPGETAKSEKGVSFAVESVREAGGLIVYVGRAGREMKESELNPKVTTRPADFFRALANSETYSCKEFARRESAMKLSCKWQSSIVRGMIGPRVDMIPHQYYLCYRACSSSSLPRLMLSDEVGLGKTIEAGMIWHALRARNRVSRTLIIVPETLKHQWMIEMKRRFNQLFTLVDEGYVRGLFISVDKEDEKPNPFLQSNDIICSIDFLMEQPALIEDLLKTNWDMTIIDEAHHLVCEDGFTSREYMLANAILAKSKGILLLTGTPLQLHPESQFNRLRMLDPARFSDYNEFIKSQESYRKLVNDLSKLPTDPNHHMSWDDLYESVPKNSPIRPWLEQENSKSMPAGEWMRRIVDAMGTGSVVFRNTRKGVGGFPSRVLDEIRLEPDPRYREMVNIAAEKNLDASTDIQENGLLCTQYSDAWSMDERFVWLKDFLKEYKNEKILLICESIDVVLALGQLLTDYLGEGTFSMFHEEMTIMARDKAAAWFSRPDGANLLIASEIGSEGRNFQFSHHLVLFDLPLDAALVEQRIGRLDRIGQTKDIVVHVPYVAGSGQEVMFRWYNDGLNAFGAPLMSGGELFLKYTDSLIEALADPQGCLKKFVANVIPQVKKDCEQMRKNIEKGRDKLLEFNSRNPEKAKEITDEIRQIDENPELQNLMVESLRDRGLYVEPSAIPNCCVVTMGPQVEAGTVPGMPTQGMVAVADAEEEQGSENISLTVTFDRATAMIHDEIDFVSLEHPLAQGVIDFETGLSHGAIASCIWQNSGMRGLLMQYNFLVELPVLEEWGVADIAGPKYVSVVIDSKGTDLSNLVEQLQGAQFKDVGVPQGNSAVDMTLKFFAKEGFAAARRIAMVSAKEYAESASAAVEARCEQEYQRMNHLLTMRGKGGNSAQLQQLRKNVQEWKKTVSNPQIRLDAIRLLVCR; encoded by the coding sequence ATGATAGTATTTGTGCCCGGCCAGCGTTTTATTAGCCAACTGGAACCCGATTTAGGATTAGGAATTGTCACCGAAATTCAGGGAAGGACCGTCAAGTTTAATTTCCCCGCAGTAAATCAATGCCGTATGTACAGGACGGATAGCGCTCCTGTCGACAGGTACGTGTTGCAACCGGGAGAGACCGCCAAGAGTGAAAAAGGCGTGTCGTTCGCGGTGGAGTCTGTTCGCGAAGCGGGCGGACTGATTGTCTACGTGGGCCGTGCCGGTCGCGAGATGAAGGAATCCGAACTGAATCCCAAGGTCACGACTAGGCCAGCAGACTTTTTCAGGGCACTCGCCAACAGCGAAACCTATTCTTGCAAGGAATTTGCCCGCCGCGAAAGTGCTATGAAGCTTTCGTGCAAGTGGCAGTCTTCCATAGTGCGCGGAATGATTGGCCCGCGTGTGGACATGATCCCGCACCAGTATTACTTGTGCTACCGAGCCTGTTCAAGTTCCAGCCTGCCGAGGCTCATGCTCTCCGACGAAGTCGGCTTGGGCAAGACTATCGAGGCCGGTATGATTTGGCATGCGCTCCGGGCCCGCAATAGGGTTTCCCGCACGCTGATTATTGTTCCCGAAACCCTGAAGCACCAGTGGATGATCGAAATGAAGCGCCGCTTCAACCAGTTGTTCACCCTGGTCGACGAAGGTTACGTCCGTGGCCTGTTTATTTCTGTGGACAAGGAAGACGAGAAGCCGAACCCGTTCCTGCAGAGCAACGACATTATCTGCTCTATTGACTTCTTGATGGAACAGCCCGCCCTTATCGAGGATTTGCTCAAAACCAATTGGGACATGACTATCATCGACGAGGCGCACCACCTGGTTTGCGAAGACGGCTTTACCAGCCGCGAGTACATGCTCGCCAACGCGATTCTTGCAAAGTCCAAGGGAATCCTTTTGCTGACGGGTACTCCGCTCCAGCTGCATCCGGAATCCCAGTTTAACCGACTGCGCATGCTGGACCCGGCCCGCTTCTCGGATTACAACGAATTTATCAAGTCCCAGGAATCTTACCGCAAGCTCGTGAACGACTTGAGCAAGTTGCCGACGGACCCGAATCACCACATGAGCTGGGACGACCTTTACGAATCTGTCCCGAAAAATTCTCCGATCCGTCCTTGGCTCGAACAAGAAAATTCGAAGAGCATGCCTGCCGGGGAATGGATGCGCCGCATTGTCGACGCCATGGGCACAGGCTCGGTCGTGTTCCGCAATACCCGCAAGGGCGTAGGCGGCTTCCCGAGCCGCGTCCTCGACGAAATCCGCCTGGAACCGGATCCCCGCTACCGCGAGATGGTGAATATCGCTGCCGAGAAAAACCTGGACGCTTCGACCGATATCCAGGAAAACGGCCTCCTCTGTACTCAGTATTCCGATGCCTGGAGCATGGACGAGCGCTTTGTGTGGCTGAAGGATTTCTTGAAAGAATACAAGAACGAAAAGATTCTCCTGATTTGCGAATCAATCGATGTCGTGCTCGCTTTGGGCCAGTTGTTGACGGATTATCTAGGCGAAGGGACGTTCTCCATGTTCCATGAAGAAATGACCATCATGGCGCGTGACAAGGCTGCTGCGTGGTTTAGCCGCCCGGATGGAGCGAACCTCCTCATTGCATCTGAAATCGGTTCCGAAGGGCGCAACTTCCAGTTCTCGCATCATTTGGTGCTTTTTGACTTGCCTTTGGATGCCGCTTTGGTGGAACAGCGCATTGGCCGTCTCGACCGAATCGGGCAGACGAAGGATATCGTGGTCCATGTGCCCTATGTCGCTGGTTCTGGCCAAGAAGTCATGTTCCGCTGGTATAACGATGGCCTGAATGCCTTCGGTGCTCCGCTCATGAGCGGGGGTGAACTGTTCCTCAAGTACACGGACAGCCTTATCGAGGCATTGGCCGACCCGCAGGGTTGCCTCAAGAAATTTGTCGCGAACGTCATTCCTCAGGTGAAAAAAGATTGCGAACAGATGCGCAAGAATATCGAGAAGGGCCGCGACAAGTTGCTGGAATTCAATTCCCGCAATCCCGAAAAGGCTAAAGAAATTACGGATGAAATCAGGCAAATTGACGAAAATCCGGAACTCCAGAATTTGATGGTGGAATCCCTCCGCGACAGGGGCCTTTACGTGGAACCGAGCGCAATCCCGAATTGCTGCGTCGTGACCATGGGGCCGCAGGTGGAGGCGGGAACCGTCCCGGGCATGCCTACGCAGGGAATGGTCGCTGTTGCCGATGCCGAAGAAGAACAAGGCTCGGAAAATATTTCGCTTACGGTGACGTTTGACCGTGCGACGGCAATGATTCACGACGAAATTGATTTTGTCAGCCTGGAACACCCTCTTGCCCAAGGCGTCATTGACTTTGAAACCGGACTTTCCCATGGTGCCATAGCCAGCTGTATTTGGCAGAACTCGGGTATGCGCGGGCTCTTGATGCAGTACAACTTCTTGGTGGAATTGCCTGTTCTCGAGGAATGGGGCGTTGCCGATATTGCCGGGCCCAAATACGTGAGCGTGGTGATTGATTCCAAGGGAACGGACCTTTCTAACTTGGTGGAACAGCTGCAAGGCGCCCAGTTCAAGGATGTCGGTGTGCCGCAAGGGAATTCCGCCGTGGACATGACGCTCAAGTTCTTTGCAAAGGAAGGCTTTGCTGCCGCTCGCCGTATAGCGATGGTTTCGGCCAAGGAATATGCGGAAAGTGCTTCGGCTGCTGTCGAAGCAAGGTGCGAACAGGAATACCAGCGCATGAACCACTTGCTGACTATGCGTGGCAAGGGAGGTAACAGCGCTCAGCTCCAGCAACTGCGCAAGAACGTGCAGGAATGGAAGAAGACGGTTTCGAACCCGCAAATTCGCTTGGATGCAATCCGACTGCTTGTTTGCAGGTAG